agcttgccaaagaagctcgtcgaaactcgccaagaagatcatcgtgaagtccaggagcttgccgggagtctgccggaacattgccgagagatcgttggaagttcgtcggaagaaaccaaacttatttagcttattatatgccttaaaagtagtagttagtatataattgagATTATAATTGGACTAACCTaaataggggatagttgggctggactatgttgggctaagagaaagacccaaacaatgactaaacaagtgaaactatcatggcatagtctccgagactgtgtcaggtggtggtatcgcctagacacaatcttctaggtggtggtatcgcccagtgttagactgtaggaggtggtaccacccgtaccttgaaatctcggaagatttaaattttggctctatttttgaagccatttggggtctataaataccctagctattcttgcatagagaagcaagaaaagtgaacaaaaattcTATGTTTTTAGAGTTGAAATCTCTTATAAAGTATAGAATccctcctaaaatttagagagtgtgagagaagctttgtaaaaatggggtgtaaaggttctctcctgagcctgcaaaaggagaataaagttatcagaaggaggttgatcttcgcctattaaagaaagattgttaggatgctgatggcctcgatggaagaagaatcggtggagtggacgtaggttacgACGATCAAACCAttataactcggtttgtatttacttcttgcaatttacatttactgtaaACTATCATTCCTTACTCTTACTTGCATTACATTCACTACACGCTTTCGTACGTTTtcaatttcaagctatctttttGTCGTACGAAAAATTTTTCGAAACCGACAACGTTCATAATAGTTAGCACATACtcaataataaattttatgatatttttttatcaatatagtCGACATCATGGGCGAAGTAAAATTCTTCTCATTAACTCTGtaaatgaaaatattatatatatattcaataataAATTGAAATGAGATAGAGTCATCACATactagtgataaattttatgatatttttatcaacaGAGTCGATATCATGGACGAAATAAAATTCTTACGTCGTCGATTCAATAATAAATTGAAATGAGTAGAATCAAGATATACTCAATAATAAattctatgattttttttattttatcaacaGAGTCGATATCACGAAGTAaatttaagtattttattttaaaaatataaatatctcaatataattaaaaaaataaggatCGAAATATTAAACATAATTAATCATAGATAATTAACCCTTCACGTGTCCCATCAAACTGCTGTGAGGTGGACGGCAGCACGATCGAGAGAGACCAGCAAGCCGAACAGTCGCGATTCAGCGTTCGGCACGCGAAGCCTGTGTGACACGAGGCCGTCCCTCCTCCTGCCTTCTTCCGACGAGGTTTACCTCCACGAACGCAGTGCACGCGCGGACAGCGGAAACAGCCTCGGGAACCAGAAGGTTCCACCCTCGTCGTCGTCTTCAACGATCGTCTCTCACCGTTTGGGATATGATATGGTTTTGTTTGCTTCTCCTTCTTGATCTCGGTACAACTCCAGTGGTTCCTCGGGAAGGAGTTCTCGTCGTTGGAATCAAGAATGAAGTCAATGTTGGGGTTTGGGATTGGCCTTTGGGTTTGAGTCCAATTGAGAAAGGAATAATGCATCCTTAGGTGCTACTAAGATTGTTCAAGAGTTGTTTTAATGGCCTCATTTATAGGGTACAACACAAACCAAATTAATGTTCGAGTCTGATATTATAATTATCCCAATGAAATAATTATCCTCAACAAGTTCTAAGAAAATAATCCAGAATCAAAACCCTGCCACTGTTTGCCATCTCTCAACTCTTTGCTGCCAATGGAATGAAACTCTCCTGGTGTTGTCATTCATCAGTTCTGAGAGCCATTAATTTCTTAGGCAAGTCCTTGATGAACATGTGTGATGTACTTAGTTATATTAGTAGGGATTAATTATACATTATTTTTTgtgattaattatctttaatattttgattcttatgtttttaaaaaattatattaggattctTATATTTACAAAAGTGAAACATTAAGAACCCTATATAAGATTACAAATCAAGAAAGATTTTGTTGAAAAAATGAATTAAATGTTTTATATAGAGATCTTTATGTAATCTTTAAAATTATAAGGCCGAGGATACTAAAAGTAACTAATTATATTGGTAAAATTACACCCTAATAATTCCTACTATTTGGGAGTTTTTATTAGGAGGATGTCACAATCTGTGAAATATTTTGGTGGTGGAAACTTGTGTAATCATGTGTTGCAAATGCATCATTGCTGGTGGTTGACTCTAATACTTCAGAAGCCACTAGCAGAGGTGGATTGCCTACACAATCCTTCACTCATTGCTTGTATAGCTTTCAGGCAAGCATTTCCATAGTGGCCTTATGCAATCATTGTATCTACATTAACAGGGTCCATCCAAATCCTTTACTTGATGGGGTTTCATCATGTTACCTGAATGCACTCAGTGATTGACTCATCTAACTTTCAAGCATTTGTTGTTCAACTATTTGCTACCTTGGTAACTTCATCAGACAGACACAGAATGCAAAGTCAAAATGCCCAAGGTAAGAGAAGTGATTTAATGTTTATACTCACTTTTACAGATAAATGGTGTCATAGTGATGATGGCTTGAGTTGATGACAATGTAAAAAACCACTGAATACTGCATGACAATGTCAACCTGGAAGATGATGGCTCTTTTTGCAGAGTTTCAGATGCAACACTTTTGAAGTAGTATGATCTTTAAGACAAATGGATAGCTTACTTTCAGTTTTCTTAAATCCATTGTGCTGCCTACTTTTTCTTTTATGAAAGAAGACATTAATATGTTGGAAGCATAGGGTAAGTTTTAATGCAAGCCTATCCTGAAACCCCACATAGTTAGTAGTCTCACATCTTACTCTAATGATTTAGCACATAACAATGTGAGATAAAAAGTTTGCAAACtacagaaaaacaaaaaagaatgttAATTTCCTTTGCTAACACTTGCAGTTTAAATCACAGTGTGCCATTCATCTCAGATATCAGAAACTTGTAAACATAAACATCAGCTGTTAATATATCTTATTGTTGTCCCaccagaaaaagaacaaaaagagaaCTGATGCTGAGTTCCACAAAATCATTGTATGCACTATCGGGAACATCACAGAAAAAGATGAATTAGTGAATGCGCATGCAACAAGATGCAGACAAGTAGTGTACATGTGGTCCAACAATGTAAATACTAATTCTCTTCAGATTCTGCAAATTTCTTCATGCATGCTTTTCATCGGTGAACTCAGAGATCAACACACTTCATCATCCATGACAAAACATAATAAAACTTCTAAAAGTTGAAAGCAGATATAATTGTCATTCAGCACTACATCAGTGCTTTGTCTCAGTCTTGTTTGTTTCGACACTATAAGATGCTCGGCGCATATACATGTACCGAATTTATATAACAAAAAATGCAGCGTAAGTTGGCAACACTAACACAAACTCGATGGCCATATCCAATTTTTTGTTGCAATGTAGTATGCATTTTATCTCATGTTTCAACGATGAGTTCTCCATGGAAGTGCTGTTACAACTACAAAATGCATTGACCGGCACATCCTTGAACATCACAATACTTGCATTCACCTGTTGTGTCTTCACATAGATGCTCGATAGCTTGAAGATAACACAACAATACAACAGGCACACCCATCTTTGACAACTCAAACTGCGATTGCATAGAAATGCCTACCACATTACACAGCTTACTCAACAGAAATATCCAGTAATTGCCGTCTAATTCAGTTAGAAAATTTGTACTAAGCAGATCAAGGTTTGAAGTTAAACTGAAATAAATATAACCAGGGATAAATAAACTCAAATAAATAACACCATAATGCGTATCCGAACTAGGTGCCGACATACCGTTAAGATGTCTCAAATTGATCTGTTGCAAAGATATAAACTCATTTCAGACTGAACTAATAACTAAACAGAAGTAAACTATTCCTCCTCAAGCTTAATTCGCCGGTATACAGCTCGAAATGTTTGACCGCCATTCCTGGCAACCTTCTGACCTTCTTCAGTCGCAGAAGACAACAACTTAACAACAGGATCGAGTTCGAGTTCTTCCTCAGGAACAGCTCCAAATAGAGGATGATCCTCCAAGCAAGATCTCATCCAATCCCCAAGTTCCTCCACATCCGTGATTGTGTATATGATACCCCCGACTTCAAGTGCATAAGCATACTCATCGAGCAGTTGAGGGCTGATCACTCTTCGTCGGTGGTTCTTCTCTTTAAAGTGGGGATcaggaaaaagaaagaacatcTTCGATAGCTGCCCCTTCTCGAAGTAGTTAGGTAAGTATTTCATCGAATTGGTTCGAACCACAGAGATGTTCTCATAATGCCCTGGGTTCGAGGCTCTTAATGCCAAGATTCGCTCTTTCACGTACTCAGTTACCTGCACAGAATTTCCAAACCTTTTTGATTTGTTCTATATCGTAGTTCTCGAATTAAGTTTTCGTATACAAAGGAGTAACATTTCTTACCTTATCTCTGAGCTCCATCCCTAGCATTAGAGTATCTGGAAAGAGAGGCGAGAGGCCAACGAGCAATCCACCAAACCCACAGCCAATATCAGCAAACCTGACTTTGCGGGGAGGTGCATCCCCGTCGCTACGACCCCCACTCCCGGGAGGGAAAAAGTAAGGGTAGTGATGGGAGCAATCAAAATCCGCAGGACTTATGGGGATTGGAAAGTGCGAGTCGCTGAGAGGATTGCTGTGTGCCCGTGCTCGATAGAACCGCTTTCTGGGAAGGCGGCCCGATCGGCTTTTTGCTTGTGCAGTGTCAGCATTACTCGACATTGCCACAGTGGATCTAGGACGATTTTGCGATGCAGTTGTCAAAGCAAAGCTCAGACTGTGGTTCCCAGGGTGCCTATCAACATTTCAACAAACACGTCACAGGCATCGACTCTCCTATCTAATGAGCAACTCATCAATGTCACGTCGAAGCCACAAGATGCTAGATTGAATTCGTAGCCACATCAACCATCATCGTCAACTGTATGAATCGAACAAAAGATATACCACAAGACCATGGAACGAAGACACCACAGAAGATTTTTACAACCAAAGAGAAATCAAGATCAGAAACAAAACCTGCAAACTCAAAGACAAATGTATTCGTGAATCATCAGAAGAAAACACTCTCTTGGAATACCTCTGGCGACTCTGCCTCGATCGGGAACGGGGAGCAAGGAAACCCTAAaaagggaggggggagggggctTCGTCGCCGAGCTGGAGCGGTTTGGTTCGTATCGAATACTATAAAAAAAGGCAAAATCGCGGCCGAACCGAGCCGGTTCAGCATTGGACCGGTCACTTGGGTTCGCAAACACGAGAGTTGCTTCCATTGGCATCCTCTCGCGGAGTCTGCAGTTTGTTCCTTTTCAGATGAAGCTTTGGGAGAGCTTCTTTTACTTTTACTGCAAGCTGACAACAAAACAGAGGCCTTTCTTCTTCCCCATGCCCAACTCCCGAGCCTCTCCCATCCAGGCACAAGCTCCTAACGCTCAAGCCAGTTTGACCGGCGGTCAACACGGCATCCCAAGCGCCATCTCATTTGAGCTGCTGGTGGAGTCTCCCCACTGGCCACCACGGGGCTGTGGTGAATGGCTACAGCGGAAAGTTACCACCTAACTCTGCAACTTAAAAGCTTCAGAAGGGGAGGGTGGCGACGGAGTAAAGAGACCTCACATGGTTGAGAGGAGAGCCACCAAAGTCCTCCTGCGCATGTCTTCCTTCCCGCTGGCCACTTCATTTGTTCTACTGCCATTACTGATGCTAATTGGAAGATGCCAGAGGATCGCATTGATTGCAAACCACTCAATAAATCTTTCTGTTCTTTTTGACGATCTACTCACCTCAAACTTAGAAACAAAAGTGCTGTAGCAATGGGATTAATAGACATCAAGTTATGATTGCAAACTAGTTTTGCACACAGCTATAGTTGTGTTTGGTTTTGCAGTCCTAAATGCCAATGTAGTTGTTTCCAGGAAGAACATAACTGGTTCAAATACCATATACTAAGCAAATAGATACCTGAAATGATATATATAAGAAATGGAAGGGGAAATATGATAATCTTTAAGCTCTGAGGGGATAGATATGTAAAACCACTGAAAGAATCAAATCCATGTTAGGATTTCAAACCTCTTCTGACAACATTGAATACCTACTACAAATAAAATTAAGCTCCAATGTGAGGAACTCAAAAAGTCCACAAGAAGCCAAAGGCATGGAGTTCAATCTATGATGTCAGGCCCATGTAAGAAGTTCACCATTAGCCAACTTTACAACCTTCCTATCAATACActgtatattaatattatatatatttacattgtACTTCTCATTACTGAGAAAAATACATGAACTGAAGcatttttaaatcattgatttcAGTTCAACATATTTGCAAATCAGTATCATATTAAATTGAATCATGATATTAGAGTTGACAAATTATTGTATAGAGAAATATG
This DNA window, taken from Musa acuminata AAA Group cultivar baxijiao chromosome BXJ3-7, Cavendish_Baxijiao_AAA, whole genome shotgun sequence, encodes the following:
- the LOC135584558 gene encoding tRNA (guanine-N(7)-)-methyltransferase-like — encoded protein: MSSNADTAQAKSRSGRLPRKRFYRARAHSNPLSDSHFPIPISPADFDCSHHYPYFFPPGSGGRSDGDAPPRKVRFADIGCGFGGLLVGLSPLFPDTLMLGMELRDKVTEYVKERILALRASNPGHYENISVVRTNSMKYLPNYFEKGQLSKMFFLFPDPHFKEKNHRRRVISPQLLDEYAYALEVGGIIYTITDVEELGDWMRSCLEDHPLFGAVPEEELELDPVVKLLSSATEEGQKVARNGGQTFRAVYRRIKLEEE